GGGAGTCGGTGGCGACCGCGGTGAGGGAATAGCTTCCTGCCGGCACGCTGTTCCAGGTGACGGTGTAGGGCGCTGCCGTGGCGGTGCCGATGAGGGTGCTTCCGGCGTAGAAATCGACCCTGCTGACGGTCGCGCCCGTTCCCGGAGTGGCTGTAGCCGTGACCGGGATGGTGGCTGGTGCGGTGTACGTCGCGCCACTCGCCGGGGAGGTAATGGTTGCGGTAGGCACCACCTCCGGCCTCGTAACGGTGACGCTGTCCAACCTCGCCTGCGCAAGTACTGCGGTGTTGTGGCTGCAGACGACAAGCCCCACGTACAGCGAAGTTCCCATCGCGATGCTGCTCGACCCGGCGAGTCGCCAGGTTGTGCCGTTGGTTGAGATGTACCCGGTGAAGGTATTGCCGCTGCGGACGAGTTTTACCCAGTATGGTGCTGCGACCCCGCCGACCCCTGTGACAGTGGTGGAGCCGCCGGTGGCCGTGCGCTGCGAGAACTCGGCTCCGTACCCTGGCGTGAGGACCATCATGGCGTGGATGGAGTTGGCCGCAAGGCTCTGGCGGAACATGACACCCGCCTTCGCGTAGCCGTTCGTATTTTGCAAGGCGGCTACCCGCGCCACGATCTGGCCGTCGCCGGTGAGAGTCTGGTACACGAAGCGGAAAGCGTCGGTGCTTCCCCAGATGTCGGCGCCGGCACCGTTGACTGTAAAGACTCCGTTGGCGTATACGGCGTTCCCTGCTATCCCGACGCTCCCGACGTCCGAGGTGTCCCACGGCGGCGGGAGATGGCTGTCGATGACGCTGACTGCCACTGCGCTGGAACTCACGGTGCCGCCGGCTGTGTCGATGACCTGGGCAGTGAGCAAGTAATCGCCGGCAGGCACACTGCTCCAGGTGATTTGGTACGGTGCTGTCGTTGCCGTGCCGATGAGGGTCGGTCCTGCGTAGAAATTGACCTGCCTGACGGTGGCGCCGGATCCTGCGGTGGCAGTTGCCGACAGCGGTATGGAAGCCGGGGCCTTGTATGTTGACCCTGAGGCGGGAGCGGTCAACGCCACGGTCGGTATATTCACCTGTCCCCGAATGGAGACGCTGTCGATCCTCGTGGTGCAGAGGACCGAGTTGTTGTGACTGGAGACGATGAGGCCGATGTACACACTGCTCCCCATCGTAATGGTGCTCGTGCCGACGAGCGACCAGTTGGTTCCGTTGCTGGAGACATACCCGCTGAAGGTGTTCCCCTGGCGGACGAGCTTCACCCAGTACGGAGCCGCTGCGCTGAAACCGCTGACCGTCGTGCTTCCGCCGGTCGTGCTGCGACGAGAGAATTCCGCACCTCTTCCGGGGGTGAGGTCGACCATGGCGTGCCGCGAGCTAGCCGCCAGCGTTTCCCTGATCATCACTCCCGCTTTGGCATACATCTGGGTATTTTGCAGGGAGACGACGCGGGCGATGATCTGCCCGTCGCCTGTCAGCGGCTGGTAGACATACCGGAAGGCGTCCGCTGAGCCCCAGATGTCCGCACCGGAGCCGGCGAGGGTGAAGGTACCTTTGCTGAATGCCGCGGTTCCTGCGACTCCGACACTGCCGATGTCACGGGTGAGCCAGCCAAAGGGGATCTCGCTGTCAAAGCCTTCGAATACCTGGATGCGATTGTTGTTGGAGTCGGAGATGTAGACCCTGGTGCCGTCCTTGTTGATGGCGATCCCGCTGATCCCGTTGAAGCGTCCAGGTTCGTCACCGAATCCTCCCCACGACAAGCGAAGCCTGCCGGCCGCATCGAATACGTACACCGTGTCGTCATTGCCGGACACAAATACATTGCCGTTACCATCAACGGCAATGGCGCCGGGGGCGACAGTGAACACGCCTTCTCCGATCGTCCTCAGCAGATTTCCCTCGCTGTCGATTACTCGCACGGCGCTGTTGTCGGACGCATATAGGTTCCCTTGGGAATCCGTTGCGACTCTCCCTACCCCCTGGATTGCCGGATAGCCGATGAACAAAAGCTGGTTGCCGAAGAGGTCGAATTTCTGAATACCTCCGGAAGCCGCGTAGATCTTGTCAAATGGGTCTATCGCCAGCCCCACTACTTCAAACATCGTCCCCGCACTCCATTCCCTCAGCAGGGTCCCAAGGGGGTCGAAAGCCTTTATGACACTTCTGTACGGATCGACGGCGTACACGTCTCCGGTGCTGCTCAGCGCGACTCCAAAAGGGTACTGCAGGTGGGCGACATCGACGAACCCTCCCCACTTTCTCAGGAATGTACCGGTCGCGGTAAAGACCTGGTAGCGCTGGTTGTTCGTGTCTGCTATGTAGACGTCACCGTTGGGGGCTACCGCGAGTCCCATCGGGTGGTCAAATTGCCCGTCCGCGGAGCCGTAGCTCCCCCACTGGGTGATGAAGTCCCCTGCGCTGGCAAAGATGGCGACTCCCCCGTTTCCTGTGCCGACCACGTAGACGTTTCCGTCAGGGTGCACGACGACCCCTGCAGGACTGCTGAGGGCCCCTGGTTTTCCGAGGGTCCGCCGACGGTGGCGATGAAGGTCCCGGTGCTATCAAACACCTTCACCGTGTTGGTAAAGCTGTCCGTGACAAGCACGTGGCCGCTATTGTCGATGGCGAGCGCGGAGGGGGACCTGAACTCTCCCTTGCCGTCTCCCTGGCTTCCCCATTTCCTAAGGAAGTTCCCGGAGTTGTCGAAGATCTGTATTCTGTAGTTGCCGCTGTCTGCCACGTAGACGTTTCCGGCGGCATCCACGGCGACGGCAGCGGGATAGCTGAACTGGCCGTCATCGGTGCCGGCACTCCCCCACTTCCTGAGGAAGCGTCCTGTGCCGTCGAAGACCTGGATCCTGTGGTTGCCGCTGTCACAGACGTAGAGGTTGCCAGTCCTGTCGGTGGCAATGGCGCTGGGACCATCGAACTCGCCGTCCCCTGCGCCGTGAGCTCCCCATTTGCCTTTAAACTTCCCGCTCCTGTCGAAGACCTGCACCCTGTTGTTCAGCGTCTCCGCCACGTACACCCGCCCGTTCGGGGTCACCGCGATTCCTGCGGGGTAGGCGAGTTCACCGTCTGCGGAGCCGTAGGTTCCCCACCTGTACAGGCGCTTCCCTGTCTTGTCGAAGACCTGGACACTTCTCCCCGTCTCCTTGCCGGTGTAGTAGGTCAGCGAAGTCACGTAAATGTTGCCGTCCCGGTCTCGCGCTATGGCATGAGGATCGGAGAGGTGGATCTTCGCCCCCGTCTCGTAGAGGAATTCACCGGGTGCACCATATGCGGGAGGCTGGTAGATGAAGTGCGCGATCGCGAGTACGACGCATGCAATCGACGCACGTAGAAAGGTTGTCATTTGGCACCTCCCGGTTTGCTGGTGACAGCAAACTCAGCGACCTTTCCATCGGCATCACGGTAGCTTGCGGCCCAGAAGAGGGGAGTCGCCGAGACACGTGCGGCATCTATCCGTACCGGAATGACCACCTGCAGGAAGACGTCCCTTTTTTCATGCGGGGCGAGATAGCCGAGATTGACGGTGGCCCTCTCGGCAAAAAGTGGTGGGAGGGGAACCAGGGAGAGGGTCACCTCCGAGAGTGGAAGATCTCCCTGATTCTCCACACGCAGCGAGTAGTCCGCGGTCAGCGAGGTCCCTCCCTGGTTGTACCCCGTAAGGTCGTGGCCGACGTGGATAGGCGGGCCTGCGGCATGCGTGGCGCCACCGATGAGGAGGGCGACCAGCATGGCAACAACTCCTGTAAGTACTCTTTTCATAGACGCCTCCTTTCTGTTCCCTGCGGGTCTTGAGACTGAAGCTCCGGATGTATTCCTCACCTCCTTCTGTCTCAGGCAATACGGTTCCTACTCCTCGCAATACATCTTCGGTGCCTGACGTGTCAATTCGCAAAGGCGTGAAAAGGCGGTTGTTTCTCCCTTCGCTGGCGCGGCTGAGTTTTCCGCTGTTGACACTCTTCGCGCCGGTGGGCGGGGCTTGCGCCGGTGGAAAGCCGGATCTGGCGCGGAAAAGGGTGAGTGTTAAGGGCTTTACATTGCATGACACGATGAGTGAAGTTTGTAGGCCGGAATAAGCGGAGCGTTTCCGGCAACTCTGCTGCAGCATATTTCGGCTGGCGCCGACGCCGGGAACGCCTGAGGCTTATCCCGGCCTACAAAGACTTCGACTCGATGAGCCTCAAATGGGGGGGCTCCTGATGTCGCCAAAAAGGAGGTGAGCAGGGGGGAGCGAAGAGTTGTGGGAAAAACTTCGGAGGTCCGAAGGGTATTGCCTAACATGTTGATATTGCAGATGAAATCGCCTATATGTCTGAGTCGTTGGCCCCTTTTCTAATTAAGCGTGAGGCGGGGGATCATGATTTACGCTGCCGGTACTTCGAAATGATGTCGCGTGAGAGATGGCACGTGGGCCGTTTCAACAAGCGGGACCAGCAGGGCGAGCGCGAAAATTTGGTAGGATGTGGGAGTCGAGCCAGCTAGCGGAGTTGACGCTGCTATATTCAAAGACCTGTCATCGCTGCTTTTCCGCTAGCGAGCTTCCCTCTTCATGTTAGTATGTCATCCGCTTTTCACATCTCACTGTAAAAAGGAGCCTTCATGATCACTGCTATCGTCCAGTTCAAACTCCCC
The DNA window shown above is from Geomonas sp. RF6 and carries:
- a CDS encoding Ig-like domain-containing protein gives rise to the protein MGLAVAPNGDVYIADTNNQRYQVFTATGTFLRKWGGFVDVAHLQYPFGVALSSTGDVYAVDPYRSVIKAFDPLGTLLREWSAGTMFEVVGLAIDPFDKIYAASGGIQKFDLFGNQLLFIGYPAIQGVGRVATDSQGNLYASDNSAVRVIDSEGNLLRTIGEGVFTVAPGAIAVDGNGNVFVSGNDDTVYVFDAAGRLRLSWGGFGDEPGRFNGISGIAINKDGTRVYISDSNNNRIQVFEGFDSEIPFGWLTRDIGSVGVAGTAAFSKGTFTLAGSGADIWGSADAFRYVYQPLTGDGQIIARVVSLQNTQMYAKAGVMIRETLAASSRHAMVDLTPGRGAEFSRRSTTGGSTTVSGFSAAAPYWVKLVRQGNTFSGYVSSNGTNWSLVGTSTITMGSSVYIGLIVSSHNNSVLCTTRIDSVSIRGQVNIPTVALTAPASGSTYKAPASIPLSATATAGSGATVRQVNFYAGPTLIGTATTAPYQITWSSVPAGDYLLTAQVIDTAGGTVSSSAVAVSVIDSHLPPPWDTSDVGSVGIAGNAVYANGVFTVNGAGADIWGSTDAFRFVYQTLTGDGQIVARVAALQNTNGYAKAGVMFRQSLAANSIHAMMVLTPGYGAEFSQRTATGGSTTVTGVGGVAAPYWVKLVRSGNTFTGYISTNGTTWRLAGSSSIAMGTSLYVGLVVCSHNTAVLAQARLDSVTVTRPEVVPTATITSPASGATYTAPATIPVTATATPGTGATVSRVDFYAGSTLIGTATAAPYTVTWNSVPAGSYSLTAVATDSLGKKGTSTPVTVNVTSLPTPWATTDIGPVTIAGSATYLNGTFGITESGIDIWGSGDAFRFVYKTMTGDGAITARVASLQNTNSYAKSGVMIRETLAANAKHAMMDVTPVNGAEFLRRATTGGSTVSSKKLGVTAPYWVRVVRSGNTFTGYVSSDGVTWDLVGTSTISMNSTVYVGLAVCSHNTSALAATTIDHVSAP
- a CDS encoding 6-bladed beta-propeller, translating into MTTFLRASIACVVLAIAHFIYQPPAYGAPGEFLYETGAKIHLSDPHAIARDRDGNIYVTSLTYYTGKETGRSVQVFDKTGKRLYRWGTYGSADGELAYPAGIAVTPNGRVYVAETLNNRVQVFDRSGKFKGKWGAHGAGDGEFDGPSAIATDRTGNLYVCDSGNHRIQVFDGTGRFLRKWGSAGTDDGQFSYPAAVAVDAAGNVYVADSGNYRIQIFDNSGNFLRKWGSQGDGKGEFRSPSALAIDNSGHVLVTDSFTNTVKVFDSTGTFIATVGGPSENQGPSAVLQGSSCTLTETSTWSAQETGESPSLPAQGTSSPSGGATAPRTGNLTTRWDSR